A single region of the Legionella oakridgensis ATCC 33761 = DSM 21215 genome encodes:
- the coaE gene encoding dephospho-CoA kinase (Dephospho-CoA kinase (CoaE) performs the final step in coenzyme A biosynthesis.) — translation MFCIGLTGNIGSGKSTVAALFAKLGIDVISADTIAKKLTQQGQPAFYKIIEHFGDTIKEESGNINRRQLRQLVFDKPKERQWLENLLHPLIRQEIAREINYCQSPYCIIEIPLLPDKKDYPYLDRILFIQADKEIQIARLIARDQCTRQEAQTILTTQAATEKHLQIADDVLINNGSLQQLKNQIETLHQRYITEYT, via the coding sequence TTGTTTTGCATTGGTTTAACAGGCAATATAGGCAGCGGCAAGTCAACGGTTGCAGCGTTGTTTGCAAAGCTTGGCATTGATGTTATTAGTGCGGATACGATTGCAAAAAAGCTAACACAGCAAGGTCAACCGGCGTTCTATAAAATTATCGAGCATTTTGGAGACACCATTAAAGAGGAATCCGGGAATATCAATCGTCGTCAGTTACGACAATTGGTCTTTGACAAACCCAAAGAAAGACAATGGCTGGAAAATCTATTGCACCCTTTAATACGCCAAGAAATTGCTCGTGAAATCAATTATTGCCAAAGTCCTTATTGCATCATTGAAATTCCTCTGCTCCCTGATAAAAAAGATTATCCTTATCTTGACCGTATTTTATTTATTCAAGCAGATAAAGAAATCCAAATCGCAAGACTTATTGCAAGAGATCAGTGTACTCGACAAGAAGCCCAGACCATCTTGACAACTCAAGCAGCCACCGAAAAACATTTGCAGATAGCCGATGATGTATTAATTAACAACGGCAGCCTGCAACAATTAAAAAATCAGATCGAGACTCTGCACCAACGCTATATTACCGAGTATACGTAA
- a CDS encoding NAD-dependent epimerase/dehydratase family protein has translation MRYVVTGATGCLGLNLTRRLVQEGHEVIAIGRNKQLGHILTGMGATFHALDLHERARLATTVRRADVIFHCAAFSSPWGKYKDFYQANVVGTQHVIAVTPPGRRLVHVSTPSIYFDFIEKHDVKEDAVLPLRPANHYIKTKLLAESLVDKAWQENKLNVITVRPRAIFGPYDRAILPRLLNAEKHGILPIVGTGDNVIDITYVDNVVDSLILAAQAKEQFCGKKYNITNDEPRSLISILSALYAALQRPLNVKCVPYSLAKSMAYILEKLHRLFLLKSEPRLTQYSAAVLALGQTLNIEAAKNDLGYRPKITLDEGMQLFAQWYQS, from the coding sequence ATGAGGTATGTCGTAACGGGAGCAACCGGTTGTCTGGGACTAAATTTGACCCGGCGTTTGGTGCAAGAGGGGCATGAAGTCATTGCGATTGGACGAAATAAACAATTGGGGCATATCCTTACGGGCATGGGAGCAACATTCCATGCCTTGGACTTACATGAAAGAGCGCGGTTAGCAACGACAGTGCGTCGTGCGGATGTTATTTTTCATTGTGCGGCTTTCTCGAGTCCCTGGGGGAAATATAAAGATTTTTATCAGGCGAACGTGGTGGGTACCCAACACGTCATTGCCGTAACGCCACCTGGTAGGCGTCTTGTGCATGTTTCTACTCCCAGTATTTATTTTGATTTTATTGAAAAACATGACGTCAAAGAGGATGCAGTTTTACCTTTGCGGCCTGCCAATCACTATATAAAAACCAAATTATTAGCAGAATCACTGGTGGATAAAGCTTGGCAGGAAAACAAGCTTAATGTTATTACGGTGCGTCCCCGAGCTATCTTTGGACCGTATGATCGTGCCATTTTACCAAGATTGTTAAACGCTGAAAAACATGGAATTTTGCCAATAGTTGGGACAGGAGACAATGTGATCGATATTACTTACGTGGACAATGTAGTGGATAGCCTTATTTTGGCGGCCCAAGCTAAAGAACAGTTTTGTGGGAAAAAATATAATATTACCAATGATGAGCCTCGATCTTTAATCAGTATTCTTTCTGCTTTATATGCTGCATTGCAACGACCATTGAATGTTAAATGCGTTCCCTATTCATTAGCGAAATCCATGGCGTATATTTTGGAGAAGCTACATCGCTTGTTTTTATTGAAATCAGAACCACGATTAACTCAATACAGTGCTGCTGTCCTGGCGTTAGGGCAAACGTTAAATATAGAGGCAGCAAAAAATGATTTAGGTTATCGTCCCAAAATAACGCTCGATGAAGGCATGCAATTGTTTGCTCAATGGTATCAGTCATGA
- a CDS encoding beta-ketoacyl-ACP synthase III has translation MPAVKITGMGQYLPVNKILSVELDQKLGLARGSVEKKSGLVSRHFAQEHETTSFMAAQAALAAIKQAKIELFELDAIIGACGAGEQLLPCSAALIQKKLGLEQSGIPCFDINSTCLSFLTALDTASYLIAGGRFKRVLIVASDIPSAGLNWQDMESCTIFGDGAAACILEQSDGSSRILASHMRTYSAGASFCQVEAGGTRIPPASDYDRKYGLFAMDGKKVFKLATHLVVELHECLLSQIGVTLADIDWVVPHQASMLAMHHLRKRLNISEEKFVDIYATHGNQMAASIPSAFYHLVQTGKIQRGQLVYLLGTGAGLSAAGMILEY, from the coding sequence ATGCCTGCCGTAAAAATAACTGGAATGGGGCAATATTTGCCTGTAAATAAAATCCTGTCTGTGGAATTAGATCAAAAACTTGGTCTTGCAAGAGGAAGTGTCGAAAAAAAATCAGGACTTGTTTCCCGCCATTTTGCACAAGAGCATGAAACCACGTCTTTTATGGCTGCTCAAGCAGCTCTGGCTGCAATTAAACAGGCTAAAATAGAGTTATTCGAACTCGATGCGATTATTGGTGCCTGCGGTGCAGGTGAACAATTACTCCCATGCTCAGCCGCTTTAATACAAAAAAAGCTTGGTCTTGAACAGTCTGGTATTCCTTGTTTTGATATTAATAGCACCTGCTTAAGCTTTTTAACGGCGCTGGATACTGCGTCTTATTTGATTGCTGGTGGACGGTTTAAACGGGTATTAATTGTTGCCAGCGATATTCCATCGGCAGGATTAAATTGGCAAGACATGGAAAGTTGTACTATTTTTGGTGACGGGGCAGCAGCTTGTATCCTTGAGCAAAGTGATGGTTCGAGTCGAATTCTAGCAAGTCATATGAGAACGTATAGTGCAGGAGCCAGCTTTTGTCAGGTTGAAGCTGGAGGAACACGAATTCCACCGGCTTCAGACTATGATAGGAAATATGGTTTGTTTGCGATGGATGGGAAAAAAGTATTTAAATTAGCTACCCATCTGGTGGTTGAGCTTCATGAATGCTTACTGAGCCAAATTGGTGTAACGCTTGCTGACATTGATTGGGTGGTTCCACATCAAGCCAGTATGCTTGCCATGCATCATTTAAGAAAGCGGCTTAACATTTCTGAAGAAAAATTTGTCGATATTTATGCAACTCATGGCAATCAAATGGCTGCTTCCATCCCGTCTGCGTTTTATCATCTGGTGCAAACCGGAAAAATACAACGAGGACAACTGGTCTATTTACTGGGTACCGGTGCAGGATTATCAGCGGCTGGGATGATCCTGGAGTATTAA